A genomic segment from Daphnia pulex isolate KAP4 chromosome 5, ASM2113471v1 encodes:
- the LOC124194076 gene encoding serine/threonine-protein kinase B-raf-like isoform X1, which produces MEEEGGEKKNRSKMAVNETLLGSTMTNFTLPSPKRHRKYEETGTIHDELRNIQSVIRLTKENIDALNAQFAGFQHPPLMYIAEYNELTSKLHEFKAREQELIERVSAATASNGRQSPGGHELEDCSDAELPPHLKTGFGPDGGGHHHGHQQQQIHHQQQAPGPPLIAIPPPPRSPLKSVVRAYLPNEQRTIVQVKPGQTVREALSKAMKLRKLDPSTCAVYRCTQPEVKVQWDADIASVEGGEIRVKLKDNFSATTSISHNFVRKTFFSLAYCESCRRLLFQGFYCRTCGYRFHQRCAAAVPPLCNPAHVAENTLLQMLISCPEGPVPYPYTAGLTYPPTFQPMQIPRRHPPPLAQRERSTSAPNVCYNMVGNQGGIDTALEDWSYRIKAHNLAATEAGLISLTRLVQNGGGRSNSNKGLNGIREEQHENQPPEPQQQQQQAHVPGRHAWALPFTNLAIGLTLPTSNNSYFHRVTNFMGGGGSGGNGGAPPTLSGLGGASSPGSSPTKPSHSHSAQASPTNTLRPWRPRARSADESSKKVRASRESIEDWEIPADEILIGPRIGSGSFGTVYRGHWHGPVAVKTLNVKDPTPAQLQAFKNEVAVLRKTRHVNILLFMGCVSKPQLAIVTQWCEGSSLYKHLHVLETKFELLTLIETARQTAQGMDYLHAKNIIHRDLKSNNIFLHDDLTVKIGDFGLATVKTRWSGSHQFQQPSGSILWMAPEVIRMKDENPYSFQSDVYAFGVVLYELFSGQLPYSHISNKDQILFMVGRGFLRPDLSHVRSDTPKALRRLLESSIKFTREERPLFRQILVSLESLSRSLPKIHRSASEPTLSGSHFQSEDIYFAYALPKTPMNAQFGAFPLFNTGGVI; this is translated from the exons atggaagaagaagggggagagaaaaaaaatcggtcCAAGATGGCCGTGAACGAGACTCTTCTCGGCAGTACAATGACGAATTTCACCCTTCCCAGCCCTAAAAGACATCGCAAATATGAAGAAACAGGAACGATTCACGATGAG CTGCGGAACATTCAAAGTGTCATTCGCCTcaccaaagaaaatattgatgCGCTCAATGCACAGTTTGCTGGATTCCAACACCCACCCTTGATGTACATAGCT gaATACAATGAATTGACAAGCAAATTGCACGAATTCAAAGCCCGAGAGCAAGAACTCATCGAAAGAGTAAGCGCAGCTACGGCATCCAATGGACGACAAAGTCCTGGTGGTCACGAGTTGGAAGATTGTTCCGATGCTGAATTGCCACCACACCTCAAAACAGGATTTGGGCCAGATGGAGGTGGTCATCATCATggacaccagcaacaacaaattcatcatcaacaacaagcTCCCGGTCCGCCTTTAATTGCtatccctcctcctcctcgatCACCTCTAAAGTCGGTAGTGCGAGCATACCTGCCCAACGAGCAACGGACGATCGTACAAGTCAAACCCGGCCAAACTGTGCGTGAAGCCCTTTCAAAAGCTATGAAGCTGCGCAAGCTGGACCCGTCCACGTGCGCGGTCTATCGATGCACACAGCCTGAG GTTAAAGTACAATGGGATGCCGATATAGCTTCAGTCGAAGGTGGAGAGATTCGTGTTAAACTTAAGGATAATTTCTCAGCCACAACCAGCATATCTCACAATTTC GTGCGCaaaacattcttttctttggcttaCTGCGAATCCTGCCGACGCCTGCTCTTTCAAGGCTTCTATTGTCGGACGTGCGGATATCGTTTTCATCAGCGTTGCGCTGCAGCCGTCCCTCCCTTGTGCAATCCGGCTCACGTAGCCGAAAACACACTCCTACAGAT GTTAATATCGTGTCCAGAGGGCCCCGTACCGTACCCGTACACAGCCGGCCTTACATACCCGCCGACATTCCAGCCGATGCAGATTCCTCGACGCCACCCTCCACCTCTAGCCCAAAGAGAACGATCAACATCGGCTCCTAACGTTTGTTACAATATGGTCGGCAATCAAGGCGGCATCGATACCGCGTTAGAGGATTGGTCCTATCGTATCAAAGCTCACAACCTTGCTGCAACAG AAGCTGGCCTGATCAGTTTAACACGTTTGGTACAAAACGGCGGAGGCCggagcaacagcaacaaaggCTTGAATGGCATCCGGGAAGAGCAGCATGAGAATCAGCCCCCTGAgccgcaacagcaacaacaacaggcgcATGTTCCCGGGAGGCATGCCTGGGCTCTCCCGTTCACCAACCTGGCTATCGGACTTACGTTGCCCACCT CCAACAACAGCTACTTCCACCGAG TAACAAATTTCATGGGAGGCGGCGGAAGCGGAGGCAACGGAGGAGCCCCACCCACCCTGAGTGGTCTTGGCGGAGCTTCCAGTCCGGGTAGCAGTCCGACTAAACCGTCGCATAGTCACAGTGCACAGGCCAGCCCAACCAATACTTTACGGCCATGGAGACCACGAGCAAGAAGCGCGGACGAAAGTAGCAAAAAG GTGCGAGCGTCTCGCGAATCGATCGAAGATTGGGAGATTCCCGCAGACGAGATCCTCATTGGGCCGCGCATTGGTTCTGGCTCCTTCGGAACTGTATATCGCGGACACTGGCACGGCCCAGTCGCTGTCAAAACCCTCAATGTCAAAGATCCGACACCAGCTCAGTTACAGGCATTCAAAAACGAAGTGGCAGTGTTGCGGAAAACCAG ACATGTCAACATTTTACTCTTTATGGGTTGCGTGAGTAAGCCGCAATTAGCCATCGTGACGCAATGGTGTGAAGGTTCATCCCTGTACAAACATCTCCACGTTCTCGAGACCAAGTTCGAGCTTCTAACACTCATCGAAACAGCGCGTCAAACAGCTCAGGGCATGGA TTATCTTCACGCCAAGAACATTATCCATCGCGATCTTAAAAGCAACAATATATTCTTGCACGACGACCTAACTGTCAAGATTGGAGATTTCGGTCTTGCCACGGTCAAAACACGCTGGTCAGGATCTCATCAGTTTCAGCAACCTTCGG GATCAATACTTTGGATGGCGCCGGAAGTGATACGCATGAAGGATGAAAATCCGTACAGTTTCCAGTCAGATGTGTACGCTTTCGGTGTTGTCCTCTATGAACTGTTTAGTGGCCAGCTACCTTATTCGCACATCAGCAACAAAGATCAG ATATTGTTCATGGTGGGCCGAGGATTCCTTCGTCCTGATTTGAGTCACGTTCGATCAGATACACCGAAAGCGCTTCGCAGGCTACTGGAATCGTCGATCAAGTTTACGCGAGAGGAACGACCTCTTTTTCGCCAGATACTCGTCTCCCTCGAAAGTCTGTCTCGTTCCTTACCCAAAATCCATCGCTCCGCTTCGGAACCTACACTGAGTGGAAGTCATTTCCAATCAGAGGATATTTACTTCGCCTACGCCCTGCCCAAGACTCCTATGAACGCCCAATTCGGCGCCTTTCCTCTATTCAATACGGGAGGTGtcatttga
- the LOC124194076 gene encoding serine/threonine-protein kinase B-raf-like isoform X2 has translation MEEEGGEKKNRSKMAVNETLLGSTMTNFTLPSPKRHRKYEETGTIHDELRNIQSVIRLTKENIDALNAQFAGFQHPPLMYIAEYNELTSKLHEFKAREQELIERVSAATASNGRQSPGGHELEDCSDAELPPHLKTGFGPDGGGHHHGHQQQQIHHQQQAPGPPLIAIPPPPRSPLKSVVRAYLPNEQRTIVQVKPGQTVREALSKAMKLRKLDPSTCAVYRCTQPEVKVQWDADIASVEGGEIRVKLKDNFSATTSISHNFVRKTFFSLAYCESCRRLLFQGFYCRTCGYRFHQRCAAAVPPLCNPAHVAENTLLQMLISCPEGPVPYPYTAGLTYPPTFQPMQIPRRHPPPLAQRERSTSAPNVCYNMVGNQGGIDTALEDWSYRIKAHNLAATEAGLISLTRLVQNGGGRSNSNKGLNGIREEQHENQPPEPQQQQQQAHVPGRHAWALPFTNLAIGLTLPTLTNFMGGGGSGGNGGAPPTLSGLGGASSPGSSPTKPSHSHSAQASPTNTLRPWRPRARSADESSKKVRASRESIEDWEIPADEILIGPRIGSGSFGTVYRGHWHGPVAVKTLNVKDPTPAQLQAFKNEVAVLRKTRHVNILLFMGCVSKPQLAIVTQWCEGSSLYKHLHVLETKFELLTLIETARQTAQGMDYLHAKNIIHRDLKSNNIFLHDDLTVKIGDFGLATVKTRWSGSHQFQQPSGSILWMAPEVIRMKDENPYSFQSDVYAFGVVLYELFSGQLPYSHISNKDQILFMVGRGFLRPDLSHVRSDTPKALRRLLESSIKFTREERPLFRQILVSLESLSRSLPKIHRSASEPTLSGSHFQSEDIYFAYALPKTPMNAQFGAFPLFNTGGVI, from the exons atggaagaagaagggggagagaaaaaaaatcggtcCAAGATGGCCGTGAACGAGACTCTTCTCGGCAGTACAATGACGAATTTCACCCTTCCCAGCCCTAAAAGACATCGCAAATATGAAGAAACAGGAACGATTCACGATGAG CTGCGGAACATTCAAAGTGTCATTCGCCTcaccaaagaaaatattgatgCGCTCAATGCACAGTTTGCTGGATTCCAACACCCACCCTTGATGTACATAGCT gaATACAATGAATTGACAAGCAAATTGCACGAATTCAAAGCCCGAGAGCAAGAACTCATCGAAAGAGTAAGCGCAGCTACGGCATCCAATGGACGACAAAGTCCTGGTGGTCACGAGTTGGAAGATTGTTCCGATGCTGAATTGCCACCACACCTCAAAACAGGATTTGGGCCAGATGGAGGTGGTCATCATCATggacaccagcaacaacaaattcatcatcaacaacaagcTCCCGGTCCGCCTTTAATTGCtatccctcctcctcctcgatCACCTCTAAAGTCGGTAGTGCGAGCATACCTGCCCAACGAGCAACGGACGATCGTACAAGTCAAACCCGGCCAAACTGTGCGTGAAGCCCTTTCAAAAGCTATGAAGCTGCGCAAGCTGGACCCGTCCACGTGCGCGGTCTATCGATGCACACAGCCTGAG GTTAAAGTACAATGGGATGCCGATATAGCTTCAGTCGAAGGTGGAGAGATTCGTGTTAAACTTAAGGATAATTTCTCAGCCACAACCAGCATATCTCACAATTTC GTGCGCaaaacattcttttctttggcttaCTGCGAATCCTGCCGACGCCTGCTCTTTCAAGGCTTCTATTGTCGGACGTGCGGATATCGTTTTCATCAGCGTTGCGCTGCAGCCGTCCCTCCCTTGTGCAATCCGGCTCACGTAGCCGAAAACACACTCCTACAGAT GTTAATATCGTGTCCAGAGGGCCCCGTACCGTACCCGTACACAGCCGGCCTTACATACCCGCCGACATTCCAGCCGATGCAGATTCCTCGACGCCACCCTCCACCTCTAGCCCAAAGAGAACGATCAACATCGGCTCCTAACGTTTGTTACAATATGGTCGGCAATCAAGGCGGCATCGATACCGCGTTAGAGGATTGGTCCTATCGTATCAAAGCTCACAACCTTGCTGCAACAG AAGCTGGCCTGATCAGTTTAACACGTTTGGTACAAAACGGCGGAGGCCggagcaacagcaacaaaggCTTGAATGGCATCCGGGAAGAGCAGCATGAGAATCAGCCCCCTGAgccgcaacagcaacaacaacaggcgcATGTTCCCGGGAGGCATGCCTGGGCTCTCCCGTTCACCAACCTGGCTATCGGACTTACGTTGCCCACCT TAACAAATTTCATGGGAGGCGGCGGAAGCGGAGGCAACGGAGGAGCCCCACCCACCCTGAGTGGTCTTGGCGGAGCTTCCAGTCCGGGTAGCAGTCCGACTAAACCGTCGCATAGTCACAGTGCACAGGCCAGCCCAACCAATACTTTACGGCCATGGAGACCACGAGCAAGAAGCGCGGACGAAAGTAGCAAAAAG GTGCGAGCGTCTCGCGAATCGATCGAAGATTGGGAGATTCCCGCAGACGAGATCCTCATTGGGCCGCGCATTGGTTCTGGCTCCTTCGGAACTGTATATCGCGGACACTGGCACGGCCCAGTCGCTGTCAAAACCCTCAATGTCAAAGATCCGACACCAGCTCAGTTACAGGCATTCAAAAACGAAGTGGCAGTGTTGCGGAAAACCAG ACATGTCAACATTTTACTCTTTATGGGTTGCGTGAGTAAGCCGCAATTAGCCATCGTGACGCAATGGTGTGAAGGTTCATCCCTGTACAAACATCTCCACGTTCTCGAGACCAAGTTCGAGCTTCTAACACTCATCGAAACAGCGCGTCAAACAGCTCAGGGCATGGA TTATCTTCACGCCAAGAACATTATCCATCGCGATCTTAAAAGCAACAATATATTCTTGCACGACGACCTAACTGTCAAGATTGGAGATTTCGGTCTTGCCACGGTCAAAACACGCTGGTCAGGATCTCATCAGTTTCAGCAACCTTCGG GATCAATACTTTGGATGGCGCCGGAAGTGATACGCATGAAGGATGAAAATCCGTACAGTTTCCAGTCAGATGTGTACGCTTTCGGTGTTGTCCTCTATGAACTGTTTAGTGGCCAGCTACCTTATTCGCACATCAGCAACAAAGATCAG ATATTGTTCATGGTGGGCCGAGGATTCCTTCGTCCTGATTTGAGTCACGTTCGATCAGATACACCGAAAGCGCTTCGCAGGCTACTGGAATCGTCGATCAAGTTTACGCGAGAGGAACGACCTCTTTTTCGCCAGATACTCGTCTCCCTCGAAAGTCTGTCTCGTTCCTTACCCAAAATCCATCGCTCCGCTTCGGAACCTACACTGAGTGGAAGTCATTTCCAATCAGAGGATATTTACTTCGCCTACGCCCTGCCCAAGACTCCTATGAACGCCCAATTCGGCGCCTTTCCTCTATTCAATACGGGAGGTGtcatttga
- the LOC124194076 gene encoding raf homolog serine/threonine-protein kinase Raf-like isoform X3, which yields MEEEGGEKKNRSKMAVNETLLGSTMTNFTLPSPKRHRKYEETGTIHDELRNIQSVIRLTKENIDALNAQFAGFQHPPLMYIAEYNELTSKLHEFKAREQELIERVSAATASNGRQSPGGHELEDCSDAELPPHLKTGFGPDGGGHHHGHQQQQIHHQQQAPGPPLIAIPPPPRSPLKSVVRAYLPNEQRTIVQVKPGQTVREALSKAMKLRKLDPSTCAVYRCTQPEVKVQWDADIASVEGGEIRVKLKDNFSATTSISHNFVRKTFFSLAYCESCRRLLFQGFYCRTCGYRFHQRCAAAVPPLCNPAHVAENTLLQMLISCPEGPVPYPYTAGLTYPPTFQPMQIPRRHPPPLAQRERSTSAPNVCYNMVGNQGGIDTALEDWSYRIKAHNLAATANNSYFHRVTNFMGGGGSGGNGGAPPTLSGLGGASSPGSSPTKPSHSHSAQASPTNTLRPWRPRARSADESSKKVRASRESIEDWEIPADEILIGPRIGSGSFGTVYRGHWHGPVAVKTLNVKDPTPAQLQAFKNEVAVLRKTRHVNILLFMGCVSKPQLAIVTQWCEGSSLYKHLHVLETKFELLTLIETARQTAQGMDYLHAKNIIHRDLKSNNIFLHDDLTVKIGDFGLATVKTRWSGSHQFQQPSGSILWMAPEVIRMKDENPYSFQSDVYAFGVVLYELFSGQLPYSHISNKDQILFMVGRGFLRPDLSHVRSDTPKALRRLLESSIKFTREERPLFRQILVSLESLSRSLPKIHRSASEPTLSGSHFQSEDIYFAYALPKTPMNAQFGAFPLFNTGGVI from the exons atggaagaagaagggggagagaaaaaaaatcggtcCAAGATGGCCGTGAACGAGACTCTTCTCGGCAGTACAATGACGAATTTCACCCTTCCCAGCCCTAAAAGACATCGCAAATATGAAGAAACAGGAACGATTCACGATGAG CTGCGGAACATTCAAAGTGTCATTCGCCTcaccaaagaaaatattgatgCGCTCAATGCACAGTTTGCTGGATTCCAACACCCACCCTTGATGTACATAGCT gaATACAATGAATTGACAAGCAAATTGCACGAATTCAAAGCCCGAGAGCAAGAACTCATCGAAAGAGTAAGCGCAGCTACGGCATCCAATGGACGACAAAGTCCTGGTGGTCACGAGTTGGAAGATTGTTCCGATGCTGAATTGCCACCACACCTCAAAACAGGATTTGGGCCAGATGGAGGTGGTCATCATCATggacaccagcaacaacaaattcatcatcaacaacaagcTCCCGGTCCGCCTTTAATTGCtatccctcctcctcctcgatCACCTCTAAAGTCGGTAGTGCGAGCATACCTGCCCAACGAGCAACGGACGATCGTACAAGTCAAACCCGGCCAAACTGTGCGTGAAGCCCTTTCAAAAGCTATGAAGCTGCGCAAGCTGGACCCGTCCACGTGCGCGGTCTATCGATGCACACAGCCTGAG GTTAAAGTACAATGGGATGCCGATATAGCTTCAGTCGAAGGTGGAGAGATTCGTGTTAAACTTAAGGATAATTTCTCAGCCACAACCAGCATATCTCACAATTTC GTGCGCaaaacattcttttctttggcttaCTGCGAATCCTGCCGACGCCTGCTCTTTCAAGGCTTCTATTGTCGGACGTGCGGATATCGTTTTCATCAGCGTTGCGCTGCAGCCGTCCCTCCCTTGTGCAATCCGGCTCACGTAGCCGAAAACACACTCCTACAGAT GTTAATATCGTGTCCAGAGGGCCCCGTACCGTACCCGTACACAGCCGGCCTTACATACCCGCCGACATTCCAGCCGATGCAGATTCCTCGACGCCACCCTCCACCTCTAGCCCAAAGAGAACGATCAACATCGGCTCCTAACGTTTGTTACAATATGGTCGGCAATCAAGGCGGCATCGATACCGCGTTAGAGGATTGGTCCTATCGTATCAAAGCTCACAACCTTGCTGCAACAG CCAACAACAGCTACTTCCACCGAG TAACAAATTTCATGGGAGGCGGCGGAAGCGGAGGCAACGGAGGAGCCCCACCCACCCTGAGTGGTCTTGGCGGAGCTTCCAGTCCGGGTAGCAGTCCGACTAAACCGTCGCATAGTCACAGTGCACAGGCCAGCCCAACCAATACTTTACGGCCATGGAGACCACGAGCAAGAAGCGCGGACGAAAGTAGCAAAAAG GTGCGAGCGTCTCGCGAATCGATCGAAGATTGGGAGATTCCCGCAGACGAGATCCTCATTGGGCCGCGCATTGGTTCTGGCTCCTTCGGAACTGTATATCGCGGACACTGGCACGGCCCAGTCGCTGTCAAAACCCTCAATGTCAAAGATCCGACACCAGCTCAGTTACAGGCATTCAAAAACGAAGTGGCAGTGTTGCGGAAAACCAG ACATGTCAACATTTTACTCTTTATGGGTTGCGTGAGTAAGCCGCAATTAGCCATCGTGACGCAATGGTGTGAAGGTTCATCCCTGTACAAACATCTCCACGTTCTCGAGACCAAGTTCGAGCTTCTAACACTCATCGAAACAGCGCGTCAAACAGCTCAGGGCATGGA TTATCTTCACGCCAAGAACATTATCCATCGCGATCTTAAAAGCAACAATATATTCTTGCACGACGACCTAACTGTCAAGATTGGAGATTTCGGTCTTGCCACGGTCAAAACACGCTGGTCAGGATCTCATCAGTTTCAGCAACCTTCGG GATCAATACTTTGGATGGCGCCGGAAGTGATACGCATGAAGGATGAAAATCCGTACAGTTTCCAGTCAGATGTGTACGCTTTCGGTGTTGTCCTCTATGAACTGTTTAGTGGCCAGCTACCTTATTCGCACATCAGCAACAAAGATCAG ATATTGTTCATGGTGGGCCGAGGATTCCTTCGTCCTGATTTGAGTCACGTTCGATCAGATACACCGAAAGCGCTTCGCAGGCTACTGGAATCGTCGATCAAGTTTACGCGAGAGGAACGACCTCTTTTTCGCCAGATACTCGTCTCCCTCGAAAGTCTGTCTCGTTCCTTACCCAAAATCCATCGCTCCGCTTCGGAACCTACACTGAGTGGAAGTCATTTCCAATCAGAGGATATTTACTTCGCCTACGCCCTGCCCAAGACTCCTATGAACGCCCAATTCGGCGCCTTTCCTCTATTCAATACGGGAGGTGtcatttga
- the LOC124194076 gene encoding raf homolog serine/threonine-protein kinase Raf-like isoform X4, with the protein MEEEGGEKKNRSKMAVNETLLGSTMTNFTLPSPKRHRKYEETGTIHDELRNIQSVIRLTKENIDALNAQFAGFQHPPLMYIAEYNELTSKLHEFKAREQELIERVSAATASNGRQSPGGHELEDCSDAELPPHLKTGFGPDGGGHHHGHQQQQIHHQQQAPGPPLIAIPPPPRSPLKSVVRAYLPNEQRTIVQVKPGQTVREALSKAMKLRKLDPSTCAVYRCTQPEVKVQWDADIASVEGGEIRVKLKDNFSATTSISHNFVRKTFFSLAYCESCRRLLFQGFYCRTCGYRFHQRCAAAVPPLCNPAHVAENTLLQMLISCPEGPVPYPYTAGLTYPPTFQPMQIPRRHPPPLAQRERSTSAPNVCYNMVGNQGGIDTALEDWSYRIKAHNLAATVTNFMGGGGSGGNGGAPPTLSGLGGASSPGSSPTKPSHSHSAQASPTNTLRPWRPRARSADESSKKVRASRESIEDWEIPADEILIGPRIGSGSFGTVYRGHWHGPVAVKTLNVKDPTPAQLQAFKNEVAVLRKTRHVNILLFMGCVSKPQLAIVTQWCEGSSLYKHLHVLETKFELLTLIETARQTAQGMDYLHAKNIIHRDLKSNNIFLHDDLTVKIGDFGLATVKTRWSGSHQFQQPSGSILWMAPEVIRMKDENPYSFQSDVYAFGVVLYELFSGQLPYSHISNKDQILFMVGRGFLRPDLSHVRSDTPKALRRLLESSIKFTREERPLFRQILVSLESLSRSLPKIHRSASEPTLSGSHFQSEDIYFAYALPKTPMNAQFGAFPLFNTGGVI; encoded by the exons atggaagaagaagggggagagaaaaaaaatcggtcCAAGATGGCCGTGAACGAGACTCTTCTCGGCAGTACAATGACGAATTTCACCCTTCCCAGCCCTAAAAGACATCGCAAATATGAAGAAACAGGAACGATTCACGATGAG CTGCGGAACATTCAAAGTGTCATTCGCCTcaccaaagaaaatattgatgCGCTCAATGCACAGTTTGCTGGATTCCAACACCCACCCTTGATGTACATAGCT gaATACAATGAATTGACAAGCAAATTGCACGAATTCAAAGCCCGAGAGCAAGAACTCATCGAAAGAGTAAGCGCAGCTACGGCATCCAATGGACGACAAAGTCCTGGTGGTCACGAGTTGGAAGATTGTTCCGATGCTGAATTGCCACCACACCTCAAAACAGGATTTGGGCCAGATGGAGGTGGTCATCATCATggacaccagcaacaacaaattcatcatcaacaacaagcTCCCGGTCCGCCTTTAATTGCtatccctcctcctcctcgatCACCTCTAAAGTCGGTAGTGCGAGCATACCTGCCCAACGAGCAACGGACGATCGTACAAGTCAAACCCGGCCAAACTGTGCGTGAAGCCCTTTCAAAAGCTATGAAGCTGCGCAAGCTGGACCCGTCCACGTGCGCGGTCTATCGATGCACACAGCCTGAG GTTAAAGTACAATGGGATGCCGATATAGCTTCAGTCGAAGGTGGAGAGATTCGTGTTAAACTTAAGGATAATTTCTCAGCCACAACCAGCATATCTCACAATTTC GTGCGCaaaacattcttttctttggcttaCTGCGAATCCTGCCGACGCCTGCTCTTTCAAGGCTTCTATTGTCGGACGTGCGGATATCGTTTTCATCAGCGTTGCGCTGCAGCCGTCCCTCCCTTGTGCAATCCGGCTCACGTAGCCGAAAACACACTCCTACAGAT GTTAATATCGTGTCCAGAGGGCCCCGTACCGTACCCGTACACAGCCGGCCTTACATACCCGCCGACATTCCAGCCGATGCAGATTCCTCGACGCCACCCTCCACCTCTAGCCCAAAGAGAACGATCAACATCGGCTCCTAACGTTTGTTACAATATGGTCGGCAATCAAGGCGGCATCGATACCGCGTTAGAGGATTGGTCCTATCGTATCAAAGCTCACAACCTTGCTGCAACAG TAACAAATTTCATGGGAGGCGGCGGAAGCGGAGGCAACGGAGGAGCCCCACCCACCCTGAGTGGTCTTGGCGGAGCTTCCAGTCCGGGTAGCAGTCCGACTAAACCGTCGCATAGTCACAGTGCACAGGCCAGCCCAACCAATACTTTACGGCCATGGAGACCACGAGCAAGAAGCGCGGACGAAAGTAGCAAAAAG GTGCGAGCGTCTCGCGAATCGATCGAAGATTGGGAGATTCCCGCAGACGAGATCCTCATTGGGCCGCGCATTGGTTCTGGCTCCTTCGGAACTGTATATCGCGGACACTGGCACGGCCCAGTCGCTGTCAAAACCCTCAATGTCAAAGATCCGACACCAGCTCAGTTACAGGCATTCAAAAACGAAGTGGCAGTGTTGCGGAAAACCAG ACATGTCAACATTTTACTCTTTATGGGTTGCGTGAGTAAGCCGCAATTAGCCATCGTGACGCAATGGTGTGAAGGTTCATCCCTGTACAAACATCTCCACGTTCTCGAGACCAAGTTCGAGCTTCTAACACTCATCGAAACAGCGCGTCAAACAGCTCAGGGCATGGA TTATCTTCACGCCAAGAACATTATCCATCGCGATCTTAAAAGCAACAATATATTCTTGCACGACGACCTAACTGTCAAGATTGGAGATTTCGGTCTTGCCACGGTCAAAACACGCTGGTCAGGATCTCATCAGTTTCAGCAACCTTCGG GATCAATACTTTGGATGGCGCCGGAAGTGATACGCATGAAGGATGAAAATCCGTACAGTTTCCAGTCAGATGTGTACGCTTTCGGTGTTGTCCTCTATGAACTGTTTAGTGGCCAGCTACCTTATTCGCACATCAGCAACAAAGATCAG ATATTGTTCATGGTGGGCCGAGGATTCCTTCGTCCTGATTTGAGTCACGTTCGATCAGATACACCGAAAGCGCTTCGCAGGCTACTGGAATCGTCGATCAAGTTTACGCGAGAGGAACGACCTCTTTTTCGCCAGATACTCGTCTCCCTCGAAAGTCTGTCTCGTTCCTTACCCAAAATCCATCGCTCCGCTTCGGAACCTACACTGAGTGGAAGTCATTTCCAATCAGAGGATATTTACTTCGCCTACGCCCTGCCCAAGACTCCTATGAACGCCCAATTCGGCGCCTTTCCTCTATTCAATACGGGAGGTGtcatttga